The DNA segment GGCAAGGGCGGCGATCAGTTCCTCAAGGGCGAACCCAATCCGCATCAGTGGGAGATGTACGCCCAGAACGGTTGCGTGTTCCACTACGAACTGCCGCGCAGCTACCAGTACATGCGCAACTGGAACAAGGGCTATCTGCACTGGGCGCGCGCCCACGGCATGATCCGCTATGCCGAGCCGATCACCCTGCATCTGTATTCCGAGGTGTTGCAGCGCTTCCGGCTCGCCGCTCAGGGCAAGCGGCCCGGTCGTCGCCCGCCCGAGCGGTTGCGTCGGCGGGTCGAGACCTATTTCGACCCCTTGCCGTTCTACTATGAGCCGCTGGAATCGCGTTTCACCGACACCCAGCGCTATCCGCTCAACGCGCTCACCCAGCGCCCGATGGCCATGTACCACTCCTGGGACAGCCAGAACGCTTGGCTCAGGCAGATCCACAGCCACAACTATCTGTTCCTGAGTCCAAAGGTCGGTCTGGCTCAGGGCTTCGACGACGGCGATTGGGTCTGGGTCGAGTCGCCGCACGGCAAGGTGCGCTGCATGTGCCGCTTCTCCGAGGCCGTGGAGCCGGGCACCGTCTGGACCTGGAACGCCATCGGCAAGGGCGCGGGCGCCTGGGGTCTGGCCCCCAATGCCGACGAGGCGCGCAAGGGCTTCCTGCTCAACCACGTCATCAGCGAGGAGCTGCCCGCCCACGAAGCCGGCGAGCATCTCTCCAACTCCGACCCGGTGACCGGACAGGCCGCCTGGTTCGACGTGCGGGTGCGGGTCTACAAGGCCGAGGCGGGTGAACCCGAGGTCACCTCGCCCCAGTTCAAGCCGATGCCGCGTCTCCCCGGTCAGGAGAAGAAGCGCGGCAAGTGGCAGGCCTATGTGGCCGGTATCTTCGGGAAGCAAGCGTCATGACTCAACTCGCCCTCGTCATCGATCTCAACGTCTGCGTCGGCTGTCATGCCTGCGTGACCTCCTGCAAGGAGTGGAACACCTCCGGCTGGGCCGGTCCGCTGGCGGACCGGAACCCCTACGAGGGGTCGCCGACCGGCACCTTCTTCAACCGGGTGCAGACCTTCGAGGTCGGAACCTTTCCGAACACAGAGACGGTCCACTTCCCCAAGAGTTGTCTGCACTGCGAGGAACCGCCCTGTGTGCCCGTATGTCCGACCGGCGCGTCGTACAAGCGTCCGGACAACGGCGTGGTGCTGGTCGACTACGACAAGTGCATCGGCTGCAAATACTGCTCCTGGGCCTGTCCCTATGGCGCGCGCGAGCTGGATGAGCAGCAGCGGGTCATGAAGAAATGCACGCTCTGCATCGACCGCATCACCGACGCCAAGCTCTCCGAACGTGATCGCAAGCCGTCCTGCGTGCTGGCCTGTCCGGCCAATGCGCGTCTGTTCGGCGACGTGCACGATCCCGACTCCGAGGTCTCGATCGCCATCCGCGAGCGCGGCGGCTATCAGCTCATGCCCGAGTGGGGCACCAAGCCGGCCAATCACTATCTGCCGCGCCGGAAGACCCGGATGCACATCGATCCCGAGGAGATCACGCGCGTCGACAATCCCTGGCGTAAGGAAGACCTCACCGATTACACCGGCGAG comes from the Allochromatium tepidum genome and includes:
- the soeB gene encoding sulfite dehydrogenase subunit SoeB, which translates into the protein MTQLALVIDLNVCVGCHACVTSCKEWNTSGWAGPLADRNPYEGSPTGTFFNRVQTFEVGTFPNTETVHFPKSCLHCEEPPCVPVCPTGASYKRPDNGVVLVDYDKCIGCKYCSWACPYGARELDEQQRVMKKCTLCIDRITDAKLSERDRKPSCVLACPANARLFGDVHDPDSEVSIAIRERGGYQLMPEWGTKPANHYLPRRKTRMHIDPEEITRVDNPWRKEDLTDYTGEETLDDVAW